One window from the genome of Engraulis encrasicolus isolate BLACKSEA-1 chromosome 16, IST_EnEncr_1.0, whole genome shotgun sequence encodes:
- the LOC134466623 gene encoding heparan-sulfate 6-O-sulfotransferase 1-A-like — MNHTGRNMVERTSKFLFIVVGSVLFMLILYQYVAPGMMNFGSPHGYIVEEDDGDIYPTPDPHYVKKYYFPVRDLERSVDFEIKGDDVIVFLHIQKTGGTTFGRHLVQNVRLEVPCDCRPGQKKCTCYRPNRKETWLFSRFSTGWSCGLHADWTELINCVPTVLNKKENRLKNLR; from the coding sequence ATGAACCACACTGGAAGGAACATGGTTGAGAGGACCAGTAAATTCTTGTTCATCGTTGTCGGATCTGTGTTGTTCATGCTGATTTTGTATCAGTACGTGGCGCCCGGGATGATGAACTTTGGGTCTCCGCACGGCTACATCGTTGAGGAGGATGATGGGGATATCTATCCGACTCCAGATCCACACTACGTGAAGAAATACTATTTCCCCGTCAGAGACTTGGAGCGATCTGTGGATTTCGAAATTAAGGGGGACGATGTGATTGTGTTTCTTCACATCCAGAAAACGGGGGGCACCACTTTCGGGAGGCACCTGGTGCAAAATGTGAGACTGGAGGTGCCGTGCGATTGCAGACCCGGGCAGAAAAAGTGTACCTGCTATCGGCCGAATAGGAAGGAAACCTGGCTGTTTTCGAGGTTTTCCACGGGTTGGAGTTGTGGTTTACACGCCGACTGGACGGAGCTCATCAACTGCGTGCCAACGGTGCTGAATAAAAAGGAGAACAGGCTGAAGAACTTAAG